The Thermomicrobiales bacterium genome contains the following window.
CGAGCGGCGCCAGCACCAACGCCGAAAACCAGGCGATGCCGAGCGGCAAGAGTAGCAGCGCCCCGTCACTCATCCGGCCTCCGGATCATCGATGCCGGACTCGGCTCGCGACGCGCTGGACACTGGATCAACTGGCCTTGCGCCATGATAGATCCGATAGATCAGCCCGAGCAGCACGGCTGTCGTGCCGAAGGTGATGACAATCGCAGTGAGGACCAGCGCTTGCACCAGCGGGTCGCTCACGTGGCTGCCGGGTTCGATCGGGTAGATCGGCTCCAACCCCCGGCTGAGCCCGGCCGCGATGATGAACAGGTTGATCGCGTTCGAGATCAGGATCACCCCGCCGACGACCCGGATGAGATCGCGTTTCATAAGCAGGAACGCGCCCGAGCCGAACAGCGCCCCGATCCCGATCGCCATCGCCAGGATCACGATCCTTCTCCCTCTACGCCGATCCCGCCGATCAACCCGAGCACCGAGACAACGAACCCGAAGACGACCATGAACACAGCTACATCGAACAGCACCGCCGTATGCATCGCGAGCAGACCGACGTGTGCCACATGTTCACCTGCCCGCGGATAATGCGTCAGGATGGGGTCGCCAAGCAGAACCGGGACGAACGCGGTCAGCAACCCCAGTAGCAAACCGCCGAACGTGAGCCACGGCGCGTAGTGAAGCACGGGGAAGCGATCGATCAACTCGCGCGGACCGAAGGCGAGAAACTGGAGCACCACCGCCGCGCCGGCAATCACGCCAGCGCTGAAGCCATCCCCGGCGCTTGCGTAGCCCTTCACGAGGAAGGCGACGGCAGTCACCAGCGTCGGCAGCAGGATCAGTCGAGCAACCCCCCGAACCAGCAACGTGCTCATCGTCGCTCCGTCCGCGCCCGGGTGGCGAAGAGCGTCAGTGTGCCCAGGAGCGCGACCGCGATCACGGTGATCTCACCCATCGTATCGAGACCACGGAAATCGGCCAGAATCGCCGTCACGACATCAGCCGCATGCGCCGAGGGCGCGAGGTTCAGGTGTTCGCGCGCCATCGTCGCATCGGGCGCGGGGCGGGACAGGACACCCCAGGCGACGATGAAGGCAAACGCCGCAGCCAGAACGCCGACGACCCAGCTCCCACGACGCTGACGCTCCCGCTCGGCCGTCCGATGTTGCACGCTATCTCTGGGTAGCAGGCTGATTACCCCAAGCAGAAGCAGGGTCATTACCGTCTCGATCAGAACGGCGACGATGGCGACATCCGGCGCGCCTATGAAGCTGAACACTGCCGACATCGAGTAGCCGACGGCCGAGAGCGCCAACACAAGCGATAGCCGTCCACGCGCTCGCGTCGCGACCACGCCGGAAAGTCCCGCCAGCACGAGGAAGAGGACGAGCGGCCAGTCGGTGACCGGCAACCCTCCGACGTGAAACGTCGGCCAGGGTGGCGCGAACACGATCGTGATGCCGACAAGGGCGGCAGCGCCGACAAAGATCGTGCCGATACGCTGCTGCAGTGTCTGCACCTCATAGACGTGCATCCGCCGTGACAGAAGATAGAGTCCGCGAACGAGTCGCGCCGCGGCACGATCTGGCCCAACGTGGCGTGCCCACAACGCGATCCGTCGCGGCAGCGGCAGCCAGAATCGCGCGGTCGTCGTCAGTGCCAGGCCGCCGGTCCACGTCGCCAGGGCCATGACGTTGGGGGCATGGAGATTCAAGTGGTACTGGAGATCGAGTAATACGGGCGCGCCGGCCATCGTCGATCCCGCCTCGCGGGTGAGGTACACAATGATCCCCGGCACGAGCCCGAAGACCAGCACCAACAGGCCAAGCACAACGACAGGCGCAGTGAGCAGCCAGGGGATCGGCCGCGCTGTCGCCCGCCGTGGGCCAGCGAAGATCCCGCTCCAGAAGCGCCAGGTGTAGGCAAACGTGACGATCGCCCCGGCAACGGCGAGAAACGGCACGATACCTCCGCGTCCGTCCGCGCCGGCAAAGAACACCTCGTCCTTGAAGAATCCAGCGGTCAACGGCAGGGCCGCCAGCCCCGCCGCGGCCAGCCCGCCGCCGAACGCCAGCAACGGCATCTGCCGGCCCAGCCCGCCGAGATGATCCAGTCGCACCTCTCCCGTCGCCTCGGTTACCGCGCCAGCAGTCAGAAACAGCGCGCTCTTGATCAGCGCGTGAACCAGGACGTAGACCGCCGCCGCCGCGACCTCGCCAAGGCCGAGCAGGACCACAACGTATCCGTATTGCCCAATCGTTGAGTAGGCCAGTAGACGCTTGAGCTCGGGCTGGGCGAGCGCCATGACACCGCCAACCGCCATCGAGGAGAACCCGACGACCACCAGCGCATCGAGCAGTCTCGGGCTCAGTGCGAGCAGCGGATGCATCCGACCAAGGAGGAAGACGCCGGCCGCGACCATCGCCGCCGAATGGAGATAGGCCGAGACCGGCGTCGGCGCAGCCATCGCGCGCGGCAACCAGAAGTGAAACGGCGCCTGGGCACTCTTGGCCAACGCCGCGATCGCGATCAGCGCCCCGGCGATGGTCACCGTTCTCCCGGCCTGCGCCGTAGCCAGAATTTCCGGCGCCGACGCCGTCCCCAGATCGTTCAGCAACAGCGCACTGGCAGCTATCAGAAAGATGGCGCTGATGATCGTGACCAACAGCGCGGTCAGCGCGGCGCGGCGAGAGTCGGATCGTTGGTGGTCAAAGCCGATCAGGTAGTACGACGTGATCGCCGTCAGGTCCCAGAAGATCACGATCAGGATCAGATCCTGGGCCATAACCAGGCCGATCATCGCCGTCATGAACAGGAGGATCAGCGAAAAGAACCGCGCTCCGCGCTCGGGCCCTGAATGGGTGTGCTTCAGGTGTCGCGGGATATAGCCAGCCGCGAAGATCAGGACAAGCAGGCCGACCCCGGTCGCCAGCAGCGAGTACATCTTCGCGAGACCATCGGTCGCGAGATTGAGCCGGAGGCCCCATTGAGGCGCCCAGACATAATTCACGGACGCGTCCGTCCGCATCATGAGCGTGGCGACGACGGCCAGCGCAGCGGTTGTGATGGCAAGTGGCGCGGCTGCTCGCGGCCAGCGTGCGCCCAATCCCGTTACCAGGCCGGTCCCGACTGCGCTGATCAACAGCGGCATCAGGATCCGGAGCGCGTCTGGCACTCGTGTCTCCCCACCTGTCCAGAATGGCATCGTCGTCTGATTGAGCGATCGATGGGATGGTCGCGCGATCGCCAGATTCTCGGACACACTCGCGACAATCGATCATCGGAAGTATAACCACCAACGTCGTCTGGTAGCCCCGACAGTATCCCCAGCTCCGGCACGTGGACGAGCCATCAGGTGTCGCACAGATCCCGGCAAGGGGCGCCGTTCGCGGCAGCGCGCCTGTAATCAGACGCGACAGCCAGGCGCTATGACGGCTTTGTCACCTCATTTGCGCCGACCCAGCGTTCGTTGGCTTCCTCCCTGTTGGCCCAGCGGAAGAAGACGACCATCAACGCCGCCAGATACAGCGTGCCGGTGCCGATCCACATGATCAGGCCGCCGGCCTGCTGATCGGCAAGAACCGACAGACCAAGCGCCCGCGTCGCGTGCGCATACTCCGGATAGAGCGGCGTCTCCGACATCGTGATCATGGCGCCGACGATCTGCCCGGGGATCGTCTGGAAGAAGAGATAGACGACCTGCATGATCGGCGCGAGCTGTCCGTATTCACGGCCCGGCGCCATGATCGGCCACCAGACGAGAAACGCTGACGCGATGAACCAGACGTGCTCGGCAATATGAACCGGCTGATAGCGCAGCGTCAGGTCGTAGAACACCGGCGCGTGCGAGACCGCGAACGGGATCTGAAACAGCGCAAACGCAAGGATCGGGTGTGTCAATGTGCGCCACACCCGCCAGACCCGCTTCCGTCGGACCAGAGGCGCATACATCCAGACCGGTATGCCGGCATAGAACAGCACCGGCACGACGATCGTGATCAACAGGTGCTGGATCATATGCGCAGTGAGCAGGTAATCGTCGGCTAACACGCCGAGAGGGGAGACCAGGGCGATCAGCAGGGCCGCCATCGCTGAATAGAACGAAACGATACGCCGGACGCCGGCTGGCTCCGAGTCGGGAAACCAGCGCGTGCGGCGCGGACCAACAGCCCGATAGTAGAAGAAGCCAGCGATGTAGACGCCGAGGATAACGCCGGGGTCGAAGGACCAGGTCCAGATCGAGAATGGGGCCGTCGTGGCGAATATGGGAAGAACCATGAATGTAACCATCACCTTGGGGCCGGCCCGGGGAGCAGATGCTCTACTGAGGCCGGCCATTTGCGGCTGGGAAGCGCGACGGGGAGAAGCCAGGCTCTCCCCGCCAGATCATCGTCGCTACCCGAGGCGATCGAACAGTGCCAGGAGCGCCACGAGAATGGAGATTGCTGCCGCGAGCCCGGCGCCGAAGATGAACGTGTACAGCCGGTTGTCGAACTTCAGGTGCATGTAGTACCCGATGACGATCCCGAACTTCAACGCCGAGAGGACGAGCAGGAC
Protein-coding sequences here:
- a CDS encoding cytochrome c oxidase assembly protein; amino-acid sequence: MVLPIFATTAPFSIWTWSFDPGVILGVYIAGFFYYRAVGPRRTRWFPDSEPAGVRRIVSFYSAMAALLIALVSPLGVLADDYLLTAHMIQHLLITIVVPVLFYAGIPVWMYAPLVRRKRVWRVWRTLTHPILAFALFQIPFAVSHAPVFYDLTLRYQPVHIAEHVWFIASAFLVWWPIMAPGREYGQLAPIMQVVYLFFQTIPGQIVGAMITMSETPLYPEYAHATRALGLSVLADQQAGGLIMWIGTGTLYLAALMVVFFRWANREEANERWVGANEVTKPS
- a CDS encoding MnhB domain-containing protein, translated to MSTLLVRGVARLILLPTLVTAVAFLVKGYASAGDGFSAGVIAGAAVVLQFLAFGPRELIDRFPVLHYAPWLTFGGLLLGLLTAFVPVLLGDPILTHYPRAGEHVAHVGLLAMHTAVLFDVAVFMVVFGFVVSVLGLIGGIGVEGEGS
- the mbhE gene encoding hydrogen gas-evolving membrane-bound hydrogenase subunit E; this translates as MPDALRILMPLLISAVGTGLVTGLGARWPRAAAPLAITTAALAVVATLMMRTDASVNYVWAPQWGLRLNLATDGLAKMYSLLATGVGLLVLIFAAGYIPRHLKHTHSGPERGARFFSLILLFMTAMIGLVMAQDLILIVIFWDLTAITSYYLIGFDHQRSDSRRAALTALLVTIISAIFLIAASALLLNDLGTASAPEILATAQAGRTVTIAGALIAIAALAKSAQAPFHFWLPRAMAAPTPVSAYLHSAAMVAAGVFLLGRMHPLLALSPRLLDALVVVGFSSMAVGGVMALAQPELKRLLAYSTIGQYGYVVVLLGLGEVAAAAVYVLVHALIKSALFLTAGAVTEATGEVRLDHLGGLGRQMPLLAFGGGLAAAGLAALPLTAGFFKDEVFFAGADGRGGIVPFLAVAGAIVTFAYTWRFWSGIFAGPRRATARPIPWLLTAPVVVLGLLVLVFGLVPGIIVYLTREAGSTMAGAPVLLDLQYHLNLHAPNVMALATWTGGLALTTTARFWLPLPRRIALWARHVGPDRAAARLVRGLYLLSRRMHVYEVQTLQQRIGTIFVGAAALVGITIVFAPPWPTFHVGGLPVTDWPLVLFLVLAGLSGVVATRARGRLSLVLALSAVGYSMSAVFSFIGAPDVAIVAVLIETVMTLLLLGVISLLPRDSVQHRTAERERQRRGSWVVGVLAAAFAFIVAWGVLSRPAPDATMAREHLNLAPSAHAADVVTAILADFRGLDTMGEITVIAVALLGTLTLFATRARTERR
- a CDS encoding sodium:proton antiporter produces the protein MILAMAIGIGALFGSGAFLLMKRDLIRVVGGVILISNAINLFIIAAGLSRGLEPIYPIEPGSHVSDPLVQALVLTAIVITFGTTAVLLGLIYRIYHGARPVDPVSSASRAESGIDDPEAG
- a CDS encoding cytochrome C oxidase subunit IV family protein; translation: MSSVPQEQAGSPAHEHPTWQTYAKIAAILTIITALEVATYYLDIGSMLVYVLLVLSALKFGIVIGYYMHLKFDNRLYTFIFGAGLAAAISILVALLALFDRLG